A region from the Desulfomarina profundi genome encodes:
- a CDS encoding PilZ domain-containing protein — translation MSETDIKRLVQSIADTEPATLTLTNSAGKRTSYKCIFKESEAPHFFIVLTEVESLPSDIDFTRSCAFVSKNKEGDTVSFSTSVIERKNDKIIELTAKKSINPEDLREYFRVNLKTSITVSFQPENPDSKLPEWEITGEVVDISQSGVLAILSEECTVNNSLFIEIDLTEPAKTVYCIGHIVRKQRMRKNRWLTAFHFDEISQKTVDDIARNCFAEQRRQLRENIQTAG, via the coding sequence ATGTCTGAAACAGATATTAAACGACTGGTGCAGTCGATTGCCGATACAGAGCCTGCTACTCTTACGCTTACCAATTCTGCCGGGAAGCGCACTTCCTATAAATGTATCTTTAAAGAATCTGAAGCACCCCATTTTTTCATTGTACTCACGGAGGTGGAATCTCTCCCATCTGATATTGACTTCACAAGATCATGTGCTTTTGTCAGCAAAAATAAGGAAGGGGATACTGTATCCTTCTCAACGTCTGTTATTGAAAGAAAAAACGATAAAATTATTGAACTGACTGCCAAAAAATCAATAAATCCTGAAGACCTTCGTGAGTATTTCAGAGTCAATCTGAAGACAAGCATTACCGTCAGTTTCCAACCGGAAAATCCAGACAGCAAACTGCCCGAATGGGAAATTACCGGTGAAGTTGTTGATATTTCTCAATCCGGTGTGCTGGCTATTCTTTCTGAAGAATGTACAGTCAACAATTCTCTATTTATCGAGATAGACCTCACTGAACCCGCAAAAACAGTTTACTGCATCGGCCATATTGTCAGGAAACAGAGAATGAGAAAAAATCGCTGGCTTACCGCATTTCACTTTGACGAAATCAGCCAAAAGACTGTCGACGACATTGCCAGGAACTGTTTCGCCGAGCAGAGAAGACAACTACGTGAAAATATCCAGACAGCCGGTTAA
- a CDS encoding EscU/YscU/HrcU family type III secretion system export apparatus switch protein produces MNNSRKQNKAVAISYDGTESQTPKIVASGKGRIAEKIIETAKQAGIHIQEDPNLVELLSKVPVGDEIPVELYQTVAEVLAFVYQINEKFKKKLENSRE; encoded by the coding sequence ATGAACAACAGCAGAAAACAGAACAAGGCTGTTGCAATCAGTTACGATGGAACTGAAAGCCAGACACCAAAAATTGTCGCCAGCGGCAAAGGAAGAATAGCGGAAAAAATAATTGAGACTGCAAAGCAAGCCGGAATACATATTCAGGAAGATCCCAACCTGGTTGAACTTCTCTCCAAAGTTCCGGTCGGCGATGAAATTCCAGTGGAATTGTATCAGACGGTAGCCGAGGTTCTGGCGTTTGTCTATCAGATAAATGAAAAATTCAAGAAGAAACTGGAGAATTCCCGGGAGTAA